The bacterium genome contains a region encoding:
- the rpsT gene encoding 30S ribosomal protein S20, whose translation MPNHKSAEERVRRNERDNDKNRHYKKLMRDSVKSVLSAAGKKEAQELLKKTTSLLDKMVVKGILHKNNCANKKSALAKKVGAMA comes from the coding sequence ATGCCTAATCACAAGTCGGCAGAAGAGCGCGTAAGAAGGAATGAAAGAGATAACGACAAAAATCGCCATTATAAGAAATTAATGCGTGATTCTGTGAAATCAGTTTTGTCAGCGGCCGGAAAAAAAGAAGCTCAGGAATTATTAAAGAAGACCACGAGTTTGCTTGATAAAATGGTCGTTAAAGGAATTCTTCACAAAAACAACTGCGCGAACAAGAAATCAGCACTGGCCAAAAAAGTCGGCGCGATGGCGTAA